In the Phycisphaerales bacterium genome, CGCGAAGCCCAGTCGAGCAAGGCGGAGATCCAGCGCCTCGCCGATTACATCAGTTCCATCTTCGTGCCGGCGGTGCTGGGCGTTGCAGCGCTCACGTTCATCGGCTGGGCGATCTTCGGCGGCGAGAACAGCTGGACGCTGGCGCTGGTCAACGCGACGACCGTGCTGGTCATCTCCTGCCCGTGCGCCCTGGGCCTGGCCACGCCCACGGCGGTGATGGTCGGCAGCGGCGCCGCCAGCCGGCGCGGCGTACTCGTCAAGAGCGCTGCGACGCTCGAGCGGTCCGCCGCCGTCGATCTCATACTCTTTGACAAGACCGGCACGCTCACCGCCGGCCAGCCCGTGGTGGCGCAAGCCGCGGACGAACCGCTGCGGCTGGCCGCATCGCTGGCGGCCGCGTCGACGCACCCGCTCAGCCGGGCCATTACGGACGAAGCCCGATCGCGCGGCATCACGGCGCCGCGCGCTGAGCACGTCGAAGAAACGAGCGGCAAGGGCCTGACGGGAACGGTCGAAGGTCGGCCCGTCGAAGTCATCTCCACCGGCGCTGCACGTGCACAGGGGCTGGTGTTTGATGATGATGCGCAGGACCTGACGCGCAGCATCGTCGTCGTCGCCGGCCAGGTAATCGGCGCGATCGATTTCACCGACGCGATCCGCCCGCAGGCGCGCGAACTCATCGCCGCGCTGCAGTCGGCGGGAGTGGAAGCGATGCTGCTCACCGGCGACCGCCAGGCCGTGGCGCAGCGCATCGGTGCGCAGGCGGGCTTGAACCCTGAGATGATCCGCGCTGAACTCCGGCCGGAGGACAAGGTCGCCGCCGTGCGCGAGGCGGCGCAGCGCGGCCGCGTCGTGGCGATGGTCGGCGACGGCATCAACGACGCCGCGGCCTTGGCCGAGGCGAGCGCGCGCGGCGGCGTGGGCATCGCGATCGGCTCGGGCACGAACATCGCCATCGAAGCGGCCGACGTCGTCATACCCGGCGAACGGCTCGATCACCTGCTCGATCTCATGCACATCAGCCGCCTGTCGCTGCGGACGATCAAGCAGAACCTGTTCATGTCGTTCATCTACAACACGCTGGCGATTCCCGCCGCGGCATTCGGCGTGCTGGGCATGCAGGGACCATTGCTGGCCGCCGCGGCGATGGGGCTGAGCGACGTGAGCGTCATCGGCAACTCGCTGCGATTGAAGTGGCGGTTGAGCTGGGAGCTTGCGCGTCGTTCGCCCAACAGTTAGCGGGGGTGCCGTGGTCAAGCGAGGCTTTGGGAGCGCAGGCCACGCGTGCTGGCGGCGGACGAATCACTCTTCAACTCTGACGCACGCCGGCGTGGTCCGCCGGCAGAGCCGACCTCTGGACCACGGAACCCGAGTCGTCCCGGCAGCGCGGGTGCCGTGGTCAAGCGAGGCTTTGGGAGCGCAAGCCACGCGTGCGCGCGGGCGGCGGACGAATCACTCTTCAACTCTGACGCACGCCGGCGTGGCCCGCCGGTCGCAGAGCCGACCTCTGGACCACGGCACCCGAGTCGTCCCGGCAGCGGGGGTGCCGTGGTCAAGCGAGGCTTTGGGAGCGCAGGCCACGCGGGCGCGCGAACCGCAGGCGAGTCACATTGAACGCGCAACACCCATCAACGTGGCCCGCCCGTCGCAGAGCCGACCTCTGGACCACGGCATGCTCAATCCAGCGCGCGGTCCAGTCGGCCGCCACATTGCGCGAGCAACTGCTCCGCGGCGGCGCGGTTGACATTGCGACGCTGCATCACGACGGCCGTCTTCACCGCGCCGCCCGCGGCGTCGAGGAGGTCCAGTGACGCAGCGCGATCGAGCGATGTGAGCGTCATGACGATCCGCGCGGCCCGATCGCGCAATTTGTCGTTGGTCGCGCGCAGATCGACCATGAGATTCTCATAGACGCGCCCGCTGCGGATCATCAGCGTCGTCGAGATCGTGTTGAGCGCGAGCTTCGTCGCGGTGCCCGCCTTGAGGCGCGTCGAGCCGGTGAGCACCTCGGGTCCGGTTTCGAGCACGATTAGATGATCAGCCGATGCTGGCTTCTCCATTCTGCTGCAAGTGAGCAAACCGGTAACCGCGCGTCCACCGCTTGCGCCCTCGCTTCCGCAACCCTTCACAAATTCGAGCGCACCGAGCACGTACGGCGTCGTCCCGCCCGCCGCGATACCCAGCACCGCATCGTCGCGCGTCAGCTTCAGCGCCGCCAGCGCCGGCTCGGCCCCGCGCGGATCATCTTCAAGGCCCTCGCTGCTCTTGCGCAGCGCTGCATCGCCGCCCGCGATAATGCCGATGATCCGATCCGGCGGCACCTGGAAGGTCGGCGGCGCTTCCGAGGCATCCAGCACACCCAGCCGCCCTGACGTGCCGGCGCCGACATAGACGAGCCGTCCGCCGCGCACGAAGCCCGCTTCGACCGCCTCGATGAACGCGACCAGCGCCGGCCGGGCCCGCTCCGTCGCCTCGATGACCATGCGGTCCTCGCGCTGCATGACTTCCACGCATTGCGCAGTGGTCAATTGGTGTAGCTTGTTGGTGCGCTCGTTGCGATGCTCGGTGCGCACGTGGCTTCGATCCGGCGGATGGGCGCGTGAGCCGGAGCCGCTCATGGATAAACCCACGAGCCGGCGACGGGCGCGGGGCCGGGCAGTTTGGTCACCTGCGGCAGGGTGATGGGAATCCGTTCTTCGCATAGCGCGCCGAGCACGGCCATCGCCATCGCCTCGCGGTACGGCGCCGGCACGCCGAGATCGTCACTGCGATTCACCGGCGCGTTCGAGCGCTTCTGAAACTCGCCCAGCAGCGCCTTGTTCAGCACGCCGCCGCCGGCGAGAATGAGTCGATCGACGGCCCCGACGTGATCGAGCGCAACCGTCGCCACTGCGGCGCACGCGGAGCGCGCGATGACCGGTCCGCGATCGGTGGCGACCGAGGCGCCGGCAGCGCGCGATGAGGTCAGGCGATCGAGCCCAGGGCCGAGTTCATCTTCCGTGCCCAGCGAGCGGCCGAGTCGAACCTGCTCCTGAAGAAGTTGCACGAACTGCTGGAAGCAGGCGTCATCGACCTGGCCCGAGAGAGCGCGCGAGCCGCCCTCGTCGAAGGGCAGGTTGAACAGCCGGCGGGCGAGCCCGTCGAGCACGTGGTTGCACGCGCAGACATCACCGGCGGCGATCTCGTCGATTACCTTGTAGTGCTCGGCTCGCGCCGGCTTGGGCGGCAGTGTCGTGGAGTTGCAGAACCCGCCGAGGTTCACCACTGCCCGGCGCTCCTTGAGGTCGCGGAACATGATGTAGTCCGCCAGCGGCGTGATCGGCGCCCCCTGCCCACCCGCCGCCACGTCGGCCGCCCGAAAGTTGGACACGACCGGCACGCACAGTTGCCGCGCCACGATCGCCGGCTCGAACAGTTGCCACGTCAGCGGCGGCGCGTGGAACACGGTCTGCCCGTGCACCGCGAT is a window encoding:
- a CDS encoding anhydro-N-acetylmuramic acid kinase, producing the protein MGGSRLVAGCMTGTSLDALDAALVEISGRGLDMRARLVRTVSHSLGSLGDRLRRLAQQDAMTAGEIASLNREFSALHATALAEVIGSDIADLIAVHGQTVFHAPPLTWQLFEPAIVARQLCVPVVSNFRAADVAAGGQGAPITPLADYIMFRDLKERRAVVNLGGFCNSTTLPPKPARAEHYKVIDEIAAGDVCACNHVLDGLARRLFNLPFDEGGSRALSGQVDDACFQQFVQLLQEQVRLGRSLGTEDELGPGLDRLTSSRAAGASVATDRGPVIARSACAAVATVALDHVGAVDRLILAGGGVLNKALLGEFQKRSNAPVNRSDDLGVPAPYREAMAMAVLGALCEERIPITLPQVTKLPGPAPVAGSWVYP
- the cadA gene encoding cadmium-translocating P-type ATPase, whose protein sequence is MASPSATAESDSVRLSVEGMNCAGCVGSVEKALKTVPGVSTAQVSLAHASADVTGSGLDPDALVSAVDRAGYKARAVQKRTSIAEQKGEIEHRQAHHARAWRNRALAGVIASIPMIPMHLPASWTGLAHEHGEITAYTWLVVALSSFVQVYVGSAFYKSAWHAAMRRATNMDTLIAIGATAAFGFSAVVLAMHLLGQQPDQPLYFSESAGLLTLIAIGHWLEARTTAAAGSAIRDLLSLQPDEVTRLASEEDTAGQIAASADIQPDDLMLIRPGERIAVDGVIVSGQSSIDESIVTGESMPVQRDAGQRVVAGSLNQTGRLVVRAETSGLDTTVSRIAEMVREAQSSKAEIQRLADYISSIFVPAVLGVAALTFIGWAIFGGENSWTLALVNATTVLVISCPCALGLATPTAVMVGSGAASRRGVLVKSAATLERSAAVDLILFDKTGTLTAGQPVVAQAADEPLRLAASLAAASTHPLSRAITDEARSRGITAPRAEHVEETSGKGLTGTVEGRPVEVISTGAARAQGLVFDDDAQDLTRSIVVVAGQVIGAIDFTDAIRPQARELIAALQSAGVEAMLLTGDRQAVAQRIGAQAGLNPEMIRAELRPEDKVAAVREAAQRGRVVAMVGDGINDAAALAEASARGGVGIAIGSGTNIAIEAADVVIPGERLDHLLDLMHISRLSLRTIKQNLFMSFIYNTLAIPAAAFGVLGMQGPLLAAAAMGLSDVSVIGNSLRLKWRLSWELARRSPNS
- the murQ gene encoding N-acetylmuramic acid 6-phosphate etherase; translation: MRTEHRNERTNKLHQLTTAQCVEVMQREDRMVIEATERARPALVAFIEAVEAGFVRGGRLVYVGAGTSGRLGVLDASEAPPTFQVPPDRIIGIIAGGDAALRKSSEGLEDDPRGAEPALAALKLTRDDAVLGIAAGGTTPYVLGALEFVKGCGSEGASGGRAVTGLLTCSRMEKPASADHLIVLETGPEVLTGSTRLKAGTATKLALNTISTTLMIRSGRVYENLMVDLRATNDKLRDRAARIVMTLTSLDRAASLDLLDAAGGAVKTAVVMQRRNVNRAAAEQLLAQCGGRLDRALD